Part of the Tolypothrix sp. PCC 7910 genome, GGCCCATCTGGTTCTTTGAAGTTACAGCCTCAACCTGAATTTTATGATATCGATTACTGTGATGAACAAACTAAACATGATGCAATAGCTGCTTGTGATTGCTTGTGTGTGCCTTCAAAAGGCGAGTCTTTTGGTTTAATCTTTATAGAAGCTGCAAGATATGCAAAGCCTATTATTGCAAGAAGATTACCTGTTCTTCGTGAAATTCTTCACGAAGAGGGCGCTTTGTTACTAGGGCTAGAACATCAATTTAACCAAGTAGATGTTGATGCAATAGAAATAGCTAATGCAATTTGTAATGTCCTTAAAGATAAGGATTTAGCTTTCAAACTGGGGCAACATGCTTATCAAGCTTCTAGTGAGTTTGTATGGACTAAAATGATATTGAGATTTGAATCTGTTTATCGTCAGGCGATAGCGGCTTATAGTTAGAATTCCTACATGATTAGGGATTAAATCAGTCGCTAGCTTCAGCGGAATATATTTCTTGTGTCCATGAGTTTCGCTCCTACTTTGCGATGAAGTCTAAAAACCAGCTATCCTTCCTTCTACGTTAGTTCAATATGCTGAGGTTTATAATATTTGAGTAATTTGGGAAACGCAGTATTGTTCTCCCTCTTGCTGTTACCACAACTGATTTTAATACTTATATATTACAAAATTAGTTCTTAAAAGCTATTAAAGGTTTGATTTAATTAATGATAATTGCTCATTTTAATACCTCTGCTGAAGGAGGAGCAGCAGTTTTAATGCTACGACTTCATCAAGCTTTACTCAATACAGGATTGGAAAGCCAGATTTATTATCGCAAAGGTCAGTTAAATACAAAAAATAGTCATCAACTTGAATTTATTCAGACACCAATAGCAAAGTTTCTAGAACGGATTGAGTTTAAATTAGAAAATAAACTCCTTCGCAGTTCAGACAACCTTTTTTCTTTGTTGCGATCGCCTGTAAAAACAGTACTACCCTTATCCCATCGCATTGCAGATATCTACCATCTACATTGGATTTCGCACTGGATAGACCTACCCAGCTTTATAGCATCACTGCCACCTAAAACACCCATTGTCCTAACCCTCCATGACTTTGGTAACCTGACTGGTGGTTGTCATCTCTACTCTGGTTGCGATCGCTTTGAATCAGACTGTCTTCCCTGCCCTTTACTGAAATCTCCCTTTGATCGTTTCTTAGCTTACCAAGAATTGAATCGGAAACGAGCTCAATTCGGGTTACGACCAGTATATGTAGTTGGCAATAGTGAATGGACTACTAATCTCGCTACTACTGCTGCTGTATTCCGTAATGCTGTTACCTTCCGAACAATTCATCCAGCTATTGAACCGAAAGACTTTATTCGTTACGAAAAAGCAGAAGCGAAAAAGATTTTAGGCATATCGCCTGAAAAACTAGTTTTGGGTTTCGGCTGTGCTGAACTCACAGATAGTAACAAAAACTTCGTGCTGTTTCTGGAATTATTACAACGCCTTAAAAGTCATGTCGATTTAGAAGCTGTCGTCTTTGGTAATGGACTACGTCTCATATCAGAACCACCCGTTCCTATTCACAACCTTGGGAAGCTAGCATCAAATCGTTTACTATCCATAGCTTACTCTGCTATGGATATTTTTGCGATCACCTCACGTATTGAAACTTTCAGCCAAGTTGCACTAGAAGCCCAAGCTTGTGGTACTCCCATTTGTGCTTTTTCTGTTGGCGGATTGCCTGATGCTGTAGATGATGGAGTTACTGGATTTCTTAGTCCATTTGGCGACTTGCAGTCTATGATGACCCAGTCCTTAATGCTTCTAAAAGACTCAGACAAAGCTAAAGCTTTTAGCCAGGCTGGGTATGAGCGAGTCCGAACCCGTTTCACAATGCAATCAGTTGTGGCATCTTATGAGGATCTCTATCAAGAAGCACTAAATAATTAACTAGTAATGAAAACAAAAACGCCTTTTTTAACTACTCAGTTAAGCGATATGCTGCGTTCATTTAAATATCGCAAGCAACTATGGCTTAAACTATATTTATTAATTAATTTAAAAGATCTATTTATTTGTTATCTTAAATTTATATGGCAATTAAACCAACCAA contains:
- a CDS encoding glycosyltransferase, with protein sequence MIIAHFNTSAEGGAAVLMLRLHQALLNTGLESQIYYRKGQLNTKNSHQLEFIQTPIAKFLERIEFKLENKLLRSSDNLFSLLRSPVKTVLPLSHRIADIYHLHWISHWIDLPSFIASLPPKTPIVLTLHDFGNLTGGCHLYSGCDRFESDCLPCPLLKSPFDRFLAYQELNRKRAQFGLRPVYVVGNSEWTTNLATTAAVFRNAVTFRTIHPAIEPKDFIRYEKAEAKKILGISPEKLVLGFGCAELTDSNKNFVLFLELLQRLKSHVDLEAVVFGNGLRLISEPPVPIHNLGKLASNRLLSIAYSAMDIFAITSRIETFSQVALEAQACGTPICAFSVGGLPDAVDDGVTGFLSPFGDLQSMMTQSLMLLKDSDKAKAFSQAGYERVRTRFTMQSVVASYEDLYQEALNN